The Gouania willdenowi chromosome 5, fGouWil2.1, whole genome shotgun sequence sequence ATGATGTCAGAccttgtttttgatgttttaatcAATACGTAACAgagttttcttaaaaaaaaataaaaataaaaacatgttggaAAATTCACATAACTAGATTATTATGATACATGCATGCAGAACCTTCAATTGCCTCGTGTATGAAATTCCCGATAAAAATAATTTGGCCTTCTGCCttacaaatgttgaaattataaataaatgttttgcaaaaaACTGTATTCTAATTGTGTTACTTTTGGTTAATAATGTCATGTGATGTCTCAGATCCAGCCACCTTTTTGCAtctgaaaaatgttgaaatatatataaataaacatataaataacTGTCTGGTAATAATTGTCCTGAAACACTATAGTTTGAGAAGATACAATAATTTTTCACAgaattttattagatttattaatatttatttatttatttattcagttcatttccaacatggttgcaatcacaaaaattcactttgacattcagagcaaaatcgcATCAtcgtgtttttttggttttttttttgtctttttgcttGCCGGAAAGGGCAACGGaaaaaagcagtttgcttatctagatatGTCCCCtggtttgaacacagataattttacatcaaagctcGTGTCTttcctggtcaaacattcttatcttcttcataccacaatttcatctttttatttatgttttttatttatttatttatttatttatttatttatttatttatttatttatttttaatataattattattattaattttattgtctacaatttctttttccttttttttagatAGGATAGTCCTCTTGCATGCTTGCGCCTCAAAAAGTTACCATTTTATCAAAATTGATGATAATCAGTAAGCAGGTCACATAGAGAATGTTATTGTCAGATATGTTTATTTAGGCTCAtgacatacattttatttcacgTAAATTGTAGTCAGTTTACGTCCTattcagtaaacaaaaaaaagatcacAGTTTAATAACTCAAAAAGAGCACCAACTTTACAATGAAATATGTGTttgtatatagtatataatataaaatataatgtataatTAAACTGTTGTGTGCTTTCCACACATAAAGACCATTGACAAACGACTTGGATTGgacaggcttttaaaaatatgccttgtatttttaattatacattttgtgacatttttggaTGGGAAGCAGTGACAAGTGTTACATACTTTgtcaggaaaataaaaaaaaattaaaaaaaatgttacattacTCTCTTGCAGAGGTGAAACATAACATTCACTTTAAAAGTTTCATGTTTGGTGCTGCAAAAAAATACTTACAGTGACTTTACCTAAGGTAATATTAAATGATCCACTATTCTGTTGCATATATTACCTTGAAGACTAAACATAAATGTCTCAAGTCATAGCTTATCATTGTGCTCAGATTGTGTACTTATTCTTTATTAGAATAAAGCTCCATAATCTGAAACTTCGACTATAAGGTTCCTTCACTTTCTTTAACTTTTCACTTTCATTTGATCTCATTTTAAGCCTGTTTTTGTGCATGTGTACTACCACAATTCAGTAACAATGACCACTGTAAATGAGTCAGAGTGTTCATATTACTGAATTGAAGAAGCTTAGATACCTTGGTATaagacaaatatacaataaaatgccTGTGGCTTCTGTGGCTCACTCCACAAACAATGCATTGTAACACAACATTAATATTAACGTGGCTTGTTGTAAAGAAGTATTTAAATGAATATCCACCTTAATGAAAGCCTGAGGTCGAATGCATGTAAGGGGATGTAGTAGAGAATCCTACACGGTGTCTTCGGTGTCTCTACCCTCTGCCACCTCTTTGGCAGCATTGTTCCTGTTGGATTTCTGCTCTCTAACCCCCATCGTACCCTTCCTCTCCTCctcttttctctctttgtgcAACATGCGATAGTTGATTCCCATTCCTAGAAACAGGAAGAAACTGGAGACAATCAAGAGGATTCCACAACCCTGGTAGGTGTACTTGTAATCATGGTAGATGTCTTTGAACCTTCCTGTCAAGACAGAGTTAGAGAagcatttagttatttatttttgtcaggaTTACACGAAAATTCTAACTAGTGCAAATAATGTACTTACCAAGCAATGGGGGCCCCAATAAAACAGGACCACACTCAACAATCGTGACAAGCCCAACAGCACTTGAAAATCTCTGAGCTCCCACCAGGTCCATTAAGGTCTCAAACAATACTGAACTCAGCCATCCAAATGCAAAACCAAAGAAGATTGCATAGATGACAAAACCCTTATAGTCAACTGCTAACGGTGCTAGGACATGGCACACGCCATTATACAGAGCAGAAGCAGCAAAGAAATATTGTATTCTTGGTCGAACCCACTTTGTATTTGCCACCATGCCCATCGAAGGACGCGCCACCATGTCAACAAAAGCCAGTATGGAGAGTAAGAAAGCTGCCTTCTCTTTAGGAATATCTTTACTTTTAGCATAGTTGGAAAGAAACACCAGCGGTGCGAAGAGACcaaaaaacatcacaatatTTCCTACAATGTACAGCAAAAAGCCTCGATGCTTGAATAAAGACAGATCGATGAAGCTGTTGATGGTCTGCACCACAGTCCTCCTCTCGGTCGTCTTCTCTGGAGGTTTGGGCTTTGGCCCTATGGGTCGCATGAGAGATCCAGCAACACAGCAATTAAACAGCAATCCACCAAGAATCATAAAACTTCCTCTCCAGCCAACTTTGTCAAAGAGCCAAGTGTTAAGTGGTGCAAGAGTCGAAAGAAAGACAGGGCTGCCTGCCATTGCAATCCCATTAGCAATGGGCCGCTTCTTATAAAAGTATTTTCCAATCATAGTGAGAGCTGGGTTTAAGTTGAAAGCCAATCCTAGACCTGAAAGATTCAGAAAAACCGAGAAATTATTAGATATCTTGTGCCTTGATTGTGAAAGAACACTAGAGGGCAACAGTGTATAAGAAGAAGGTGAATCATTATCAGACTGTAAAATATAGGAAGTCTAAATAAGGTTACCTCCTACTACACCAATGCAGAAGTAGAGAGCTTCAACTGAATTGCAAAAAGAGGCAGCGAAAAGGCCAATTCCAGACAGACATCCTCCAAACATCATCACAGGGCGGCTGCCATACTTATTCACAAGAATGCTGCTGATGGGGCCTGAAGTACAgacaaaaaagcattaaaatccTTTCACATGTAAGGCTTAAAAACAGTCCTTTCTCTTTGTATACTGTAtagatatattttataccaCCAGGTGGTGCTGGTGTTACAGCTGTGGCACTACAAACACCAATAATTGGTGTTATCATATTTGTCAGTGCTGCACTGCAGTGGACTTGATCTTGTGTGTCATTAATAATTCatcatgacagaaaaacaacagaagcaGCAATTAATGCTTTTTAGAAAATTTggacattaataaaaaaaaaaaaaagttttgagaGTCTTCAGACATGGAGGTATCAACTAAAGggattttttggggggatttaGGTGGTTCTTCTAAATTTCCAGAAGattacaatgattttttttacatttatatatatatatatatatatatatatatacaaatgcCTTGAGATAACCAATTATTTCAGAAGATAAACCCTCATCTCAATTGGTGACTTATAACAACAATCTTAAACGAGTGTGAGGATCCACATGGACGACTGCTGCCAAATCCCTGCACAACCCAATGCACCTAAATGCAAACTGACATTTTTGTTTAGAGATTGTCCAGACTCATTTAGCTGCACGGTGCAAGACAaaggtttttttaaatggtaatgcaGGCACTCGCTATACAAACAATGAGTTCCTTCCTTCTACTTTGGGGAGAGTGAAGCTTGGTATAAAAAGGCTGGAGACTAACCAATGTAGAATCTCATGActgtaatgaataaaaaaaatgaagaagtatAGAGAGGTATGCGACTGTGGGCTGTTGATGAACTTCTCCTGCAAGTGCTCTGAATAGATATTATTCTGCCTGCAACAAACTCAGCtgaagattatatatatatatatatatatattcaaatacTATGCAGCACTTAAAATCTGCTGCGCATATTTTGGAAGTAGTTACAGATTTGGATTTGCTTAACAACACAATTTATTACAGGCAAAACACAAGCAAAAATCTAAGCATTATTGGTCATTATTAGTGATAAGTGGCAACTAATTCCccagttctgctgctggtataaaaaatctgtgaatgggtttggtccagaatgaTTTTAGCGAGATGTCAGTCAACAGTGCCTAGAGTTCAGAGCTGAAAGTCTTGTTGAAGAGTTGACTGTCATGCCAATGAATAGGACTATGTGACATCATCCGCCTTCTTATTCAGCCTGTCACTGGAGGAGCACAATTAAACCCTCCCCCAGGTGGTCCTTCACTTTCAAAACAGAGGGAAACAATACGTGCAGTGTACTGTACATGATCAAACTGCATCTATTTGCACAAGAGTCGAATATCGTTGCAGTTATGAAAGCAGGAAACAATACGTGCAGTGTACTGTACATGGTCAAACTGCATCTATTTGCACAAGAGTCGAATATCGTTGCAGTTATGAAAGTAGGAAAAGTTGATGAGTGCCATTATTATAGGATTTTGTGACTTCAGTGTTGACAATGTGACACTGAGAAAACACAATGTAAGCCTTTGTTTCAGAAATAAGTAATTAGGGGATATTTAAACATACAGTAGGGCAGGGGTTCCAAAAAAATTCTGTTGCATCCTCTTTAAAGAATGAGAATTTTCAGCGTCCCTGCATTGcaacaaaatgggaaaaaaaataaaatgaaaaatgtaaaaattagcACTGttcttaaaaacaaatgacaaaataacgtaaaatgtacaaaaacaaaatttataatggcaaaaataataaagttctttGAGTGCACTCCTATTTTTAATAAGCCATACGTCCCACTCTCTCTCGCACCCCCTGTATTGACGTAATCCGCCCCCAGTTTGGGAAACACCGCACTATCAGGATTAATATCTATcctttttcttcagttttacatatttttaaatacaagGAGTGATTAAAGGTTTCAGAAGCACCATTTGTGTTcagatgtttgtgtttttacgctatgcagataggagagagtgGGAAACAGTTATGGGACGCAAGTTCAGTcctgatcaccctgtagctggccacctttgatgagggtgtctagtgtTAAAAAGGCTGAAACACTGACTGATTgaaaggaacactactgatgacGCATCCCAAAATTTACATccttcccatatctgagacacagctccagcaatttta is a genomic window containing:
- the slc16a1a gene encoding monocarboxylate transporter 1 — encoded protein: MAPAVGGPQGYTPPEGGWGWMVVVGAFISIGFSYAFPKSITVFFKEIEVIFNVSSSQVSWISSIMLAVMYGGGPISSILVNKYGSRPVMMFGGCLSGIGLFAASFCNSVEALYFCIGVVGGLGLAFNLNPALTMIGKYFYKKRPIANGIAMAGSPVFLSTLAPLNTWLFDKVGWRGSFMILGGLLFNCCVAGSLMRPIGPKPKPPEKTTERRTVVQTINSFIDLSLFKHRGFLLYIVGNIVMFFGLFAPLVFLSNYAKSKDIPKEKAAFLLSILAFVDMVARPSMGMVANTKWVRPRIQYFFAASALYNGVCHVLAPLAVDYKGFVIYAIFFGFAFGWLSSVLFETLMDLVGAQRFSSAVGLVTIVECGPVLLGPPLLGRFKDIYHDYKYTYQGCGILLIVSSFFLFLGMGINYRMLHKERKEEERKGTMGVREQKSNRNNAAKEVAEGRDTEDTV